The Tenuifilum thalassicum genome includes the window ACCTGTTAAAAAAAGTGCCCCAACCCAATTTATTAAAGTTTTGAGCCAATATGTAAACTTAAACATTTCATTCTAGGTTTGAAAACAAAACTCCAAGTGACCTTTAGGTTTAACATCAATTAACCACAATCATAAATAAAGTATTAACTCGCATACACAAAAACAAAAGAACAATTTATTTAGCCTTACTTCAAGTAATTACAAAACCAATAATCCAAACACAAATACCATTTATCTATTACAAGCAAGCAAAAAATTATCCTCAACTAAAAAAATGAAAGAGCTATTTTCTTAGTTGAACTAGTAAAAGTAAAAGCAAAATAATTAATTTTAAACTACTGAATTAAAGAACAATATACATGACAAACAACAAGATAACTCTAAAAAACATATTCACTGTAGAATATTTCTTGCGAACGTTCGACAAACTACTTGGCTCGCAAAAGCCTTCAGTTTAAAAGCATGTTGTGCTGAACTCAATCTTTGCTAATCTTGTGAGCAACAAGTTAAAAGAAAATTGATAAAACTATTGACTTAAAATAAATAAATCATCGAAATCGTAAAAAGAAATTCTGTTCATGAATTCATGCTGCTTGAGAACCAAAATTGAGAAAACATACTCAATCAATGGGTAAAGAGTCATCTAAATTTACATATTTAATTTGTTGATAGAGAGTGCAGCATTGACTTTAATACGATATGAGAATTAGGCAACATAAATCTTAAGAGCTTTTGCATGAAGTGAAACAATAGCAAAATTAATAGATTAACTTAAAGAAATAGGTTATAAATTATGGCTAAGAATAAAATAAATGTTCAGGGTAGTGAAATAACAATTATTGCTATCAATGAGCAAGACTATATTTCGCTAACAGATATTGCTAAATATAAAACCGATGATGCAAGTGCGGTTATAGGGAATTGGATAAGGAATCGAAATACAATTGAATTTTTAGGCATGTGGGAAACTTTGTATAACCCAAATTTTAAACCCCTCGAATTCGAGAGGTTTAGAAAACAAGCTGGGCTTAATGCATTTACACTTTCTCCCAAGAAATGGGTAGAATCTACTAACGCAATAGGCTTTGTAGTGAAATCAGGCAGATATGGTGGAACTTATGCACATAAAGACATTGCATTAAAATTTGCCAGTTGGATTTCCGTAGAATTTGAATTATATATAGTTAAAGAGTTTCAACGGCTTAAGGAAGAAGAGCAAAAACAATTAGGTTGGACACTCAAACGTGAACTGGCAAAGATAAACTACCGTATTCATACCGATGCCATAAAGGAAATTCTTATCCCTAAAAATCTGACTAAAAAGCAAATATCGTATATTTATGCTGATGAAGCAGATGTCTTAAACATGGCATTATTTGGTAAAACAGCAAAACAATGGCGCGATGAAAATCCTGATAAAAAAGGGAATATACGCGATTATGCAAATGTAAGCCAACTAGTTTGCCTATCAAATCTCGAAAACTTAAATGCTGTTTTTATTAATGAGGGATTAAAACAAAGTGAACGACTTGTTAAACTCAACCAAATTGCCATTAGTCAGATGAAAATTTTGTTGTCTGATAAATCTGTAAAGATGCTAAACCCTGAGAAAGACAAGCAAGATGAGTAGTAATAAACTTTAAAGCTGTTTCAGCAAATTTTATTGATTCTGTTGTAAAAATGCTTTGTAATAATTGAGAAATTAAAAATTGTAAATAAATGAAATTCGAATTTAATACCAACAAAACAAGAATGAGAAAAACACCGATTGCAATAAAAAAAAGAAAAAAATTATATTGCTTTTAAAACATATCCTGTTTTCATAGTTACTTATAAGAACAAACTGTTCAGAAACTATTTATTTTGTTTTTAAAACACAGAGAATCTGACTATCATACTCGTTTTATTAACAAAGAAGAGTAAGAGAAACGCTTAATGGAGAAGACATGTACATTTTAATTACCAATTCTAGATATAAAACTGTAAGACTTCGTAACGTTAAACTTAGTTCTGGCAAAACACAGAAAACATATGTATATATCAGAATTAAAACTATGGAATTTTAGGAAATACGGACAAGATGAATGGAATTTGGAAAAACCACATCTTGTTGTTCCTTTTAATTCGGGTACGAATGTACTTATTGGTGAAAATGATTCTGGCAAAACGGCCATTATTGATGCCATAAAATTAGTTTTAAAAACACATGCTTACGAATGGATAAAAGTTGAAAAAGAGGACTTTTATGAGAATTCGGATAAACTACGTATTGAAATTATATTTAGAGGATTAAAGGACGAGGAAGCAAAAAACTTTACCGAGTGGTTAGGTTGGGAGGGTGAAGGAGATTATGCAAAACCTGTTTTAAGATTAATTCTTTATGTAGAGCAAAAAAACGAACGGATATTACCGTATGAAGTTAAAGCCGGGATGGGCGAAACCGGTTATTCTTTAAATGCAGAAGCTAGAGATTATCTAAAATCAACATATCTTAAAGCTTTACGCGATGCTGATAATGAATTAATCGCCAAAAGGAACTCTCGATTATCTCAAATA containing:
- a CDS encoding KilA-N domain-containing protein, whose amino-acid sequence is MAKNKINVQGSEITIIAINEQDYISLTDIAKYKTDDASAVIGNWIRNRNTIEFLGMWETLYNPNFKPLEFERFRKQAGLNAFTLSPKKWVESTNAIGFVVKSGRYGGTYAHKDIALKFASWISVEFELYIVKEFQRLKEEEQKQLGWTLKRELAKINYRIHTDAIKEILIPKNLTKKQISYIYADEADVLNMALFGKTAKQWRDENPDKKGNIRDYANVSQLVCLSNLENLNAVFINEGLKQSERLVKLNQIAISQMKILLSDKSVKMLNPEKDKQDE